CGCCGCGAAGTCGGTCATCGGGGAGAGCGCGCCGGTCGCGTTCGAGGTGGACAATACGAACCCGATCGCTTCGTTTGGCACCATCGCCTGGCGCGAGGCCGGCTCGGTGGGATGGCAAAATCTTCCGGATTCGTGCCCGGTGCTGAGCCGGCCGGCGGGTCAGGATATCGAGATCCGCGTGAGTTACACGGCGTCGGCACCGCACTTCCGCAATGTCCAGGCGGGGGTCAGCGGATGCGACGGCAGCCCGCTGGCGCGGATCGGCGACATGACGATCCCGTCGCAGCGCAGCCGGTTCGAGCGGTGGCACATCGCCGTGTCGGAGACCGGCTGGAGCAACGTGGGCACGTTTTTGTTGCCCGCCGGCACGCAGGATGGCGCCTACACCGTGGCGCTGGATGCCTACGGCCGCGCCTTCAACCCCGCCGGCAGCGACGCCGGCCCGGGTGCGGACTGGCACTACGATCCGAGCTGGTCGCGGAGCCATCCGCGGCGCACGATCTGCGTAATCACGGCGTAACGCCCTGCGGGCTTCGCCCCTAAAACCGTGATGCCCGGATCCAGGTGTCCGAACGGGCCCAGGCCGCTTCGAATGCGGTCTGGGCCTCTTCGGCTTCCGCCGTTCGGCCTTGCGCCCGGAGCGCCTCTGCGAGCCCGAACAGACACCAACCGTTGTTCGGGTGGTCGGCCAGGGCTTCCCGGTAAACGCGCTCGGCATCCGTCGGTCGGCCGGCTTCGAGGAGGGCGGCGCCGAGCCAGTGGCGCACCGCGAAGTTGAGCGGCTCGGGTTCGTCGTAGATCAGGCTGTCTTCGAGCGCGATGCCGCGTTCGAACGTGGCGATGGCCTCGTCGAGCCGGCCTTCGCTGCGCAGGATCTCGCCGGCAAGAATGCTTCGCACGGCGCCGACGAGTTTATCGGCGGTGTGGCCTCTGAAGGTGGAGGTGTTGGGTGTCGAGGCGATGGCGCGGTCGAGGCGGGAAAGCCTGTCCCGCGCGCCGGCAAGGTCGCCGGTGCGCAGCTGCGCATAGCCCTGGGCGAACTCCCACAGCGCCCGGGGGATCGGCTGGGGCGGCGCCGATTTGAGGGTGAGGATTTCATCGAACCGCCCGAAACGGAGCAGCGCGAGCGGCTCGAAAAAGCGGAAGGTGTCTCCGAGCTTCGCGATGTCCTTGCCGGCCTGGATGGCCACCGCGCCCTGCCCATCCATCGAGGCCGCGAAAAGGAGCATGTGCAGGTTGTGGGAGGGGTAAATGGCGAATCCCTCACCGATCGCGGCCTTCTGATCTGAATGCCACGCCTGGATATTCGCGCGCACGGCTTCACCCCAGCGGCCCACCCGGTTGTAGGTGTGCGACGGCATGTGGTTGATATGGCTCGCGCCGGGAATGGCATTGCCGAGGTAGTCCGTACAAATCTCGGCCTTTTGCGGCACCGAGGTCGACTCCGTGGCGTGGATGTACAGGTGGCAGGCCCCGGGATGGCGGATGTCGCGCGCAAGGACGTCCTCCAGCACCGCGTGGATGCGCCGGATGTCCGGGTCTTCGGCATTCCAGCGTCCGCGTCGCGGTTCGAGCAGCATGAGGGCTTCCGCGTAGAGGGTGCCGGTCTCGAGGTCTTCCGGATACTGCTCGTACACGCCCCTCAGGGTCTCGGCATAGAGGGTGTCGAGGCGCTTGCGTTCGTCGGTATCGTGGGAGGGGGCGTAGCGCACGGCCATGGCATCGATGAGGGCGCGGTCGGCTCCGGTGACCGAATCGCGGCGTTTGACCGCCTCCCGGGCGGCCGTGTAAGCGTGCGGCGCGTCGTCGTTCTCCATTGGACCGTTGAGGTAGGGGCCCCAGGACCATGCCTCGCCCCAGTAGCACATCGCGCAGTCGGGGTCTCGCTTCCAGGCTTCCTGGAATGATGTCGGGGCTTCGTCGCTCGCGAAGGCATACATCATCTGTACGCCCTGATCGAAATAGGCCTGGGCCTCCGGGACGGTGGACGCCGGCCGGGTGAAGGGGCCGAGCGCCTTCGTAAGCACCGGCATCGGGCCCTCGGGCGTCGGGTGCACGGTCAAAGGACCCGGCGCGATGCAGCCGGCGATGAGAATCAGAGGAATGTATCGATGCATGGTGGATTGGGGTGAAATCGTTGCGGGATCGAACGGCGCGACGCATGTAGCGCTACGAGCGCAGCCGCCGCTCCTCCGGCACGGCCTTGCGGCTGATGCCCTGATTGACCTGCACCTCGGTGCCTTTCCGCATCCCGTCGTAATACCCCTCCGACTTGCGGTGCACCACGGACGAGAGGCGCGGCCGCTGCCCGGTGGTTTTTTTGTACCAGACTTCGATCTGCGACCGCTTATCCGCCGGCACCAGCGCGCCTTCGATCACCTTGTTCGGGAAAACGCGCTGGGCGATGTGGCGCAGCCGCGTGTGCACCGCCTCGGTCCACCCGTTCCGGAAGTCGTTCACGGCCCAGCGGGCCGGCGGGCGGTTGTAGGATGCGATGAAGGCTTTCGTGTGGCGTTCGAGCTGGGCCACGAGGGCGTCGAACAGATACAGCGCGTTTTCGATGTCCGCCGGCAGCCCGCTCAGCACCCAGCGGGCGCGGACGTCGGCCTCGGACCGCCCGGTGATGTACAGGTCGTAGACCCCGACGAACGAGCAGATGGTATGCATCAGCAGCGACGCCCAGCCCGGGATGCGGTGCCAGCGGGTGTCGTGCTGCTGGATGACGTACCGGTTCGCCTGCAGGTCCGTCGCCGAGATCATGTATTTGCGCATCAGCTCCATGGCCTGGCGCTCGGCGCTTTCGGCTTCATGGACGCTGGACGTGCCGGCGGCCAGCGCGAGCAGCTTGCTGATGCGTTCGATGATTTTCTGGTCGATAGCCATGACGGAAAGTTACGTCAGGCTCCATCCAAATACACGATCCTCCGCGTCTACCGCACCCGCACCATGCGTCGGGTCTCGGCATACCCTTCGGTTTCGACGCGATAAAAATAGACGCCGGCGGCCAACGCCGATGCCGACACCGTCACCTCGTGATACCCGGCGCTGTACATCGCATCGGCTACCTTCAGCCGCTCCCTGCCCAGCACATCGTAGACGACGATGCGGACGGGGGCGTTGGCCGGCAGGTCGAACGCGATGCGGGTGGCGTCGCCGAAGGGATTGGGGAAGTTCTGATACAGCCGGAAAGTCGAGGGGAGGCGTTCGCCTTCGGTCGATACCGTAAAAATCTGGCTGACCGAATTGTTGTCGACGTCGCCGTCGAGCGCATCGCCGGCCACGGCGGCGGCGTAGCGGACCTGCGCGCCTTCGGTCATCGTCGACTCGAAGCGCACGGTGGCGCTGTCTCCGGGGGCGAGTTCGTCGAGGGTACAGGCGAGCGCGTTGCCGGACGCGGTGCATGAGGCCCCCTCGGTCGACACCGCTTCGAGCGTGATGTCGGCGAAGAGGGTATCGGACAGGGTGGCGGTGCGGACCGTGTCCGGGCCGGCGTTGTGGACGATCAGCCGGAAGACCTCGCGCCGCGCCGGCGCGACGGCGCCCTCCGCATCGTTCCAGAACTGACTTACGATCGACAGGTCCGCCGCGCCTTCCTCGCAGACGTCGCCGACGCCGTCGAGGTCGGCATCTTCCTGCAGCGGATTGGCGATGAGCGCGCAGTTGTCGAGCCCGTTGACGATTCCATCCTCGTCGAAGTCGGTGATCATGGCCTTGTCGATGGCCTTCTCGGCCGTGTTTTCCGGCTCGGTCGATCCCGGAACGGGCCGCATGGCGCCGTCGGCATACGCGGTCATAGCGCGGAAGTCGTAGGCGAGGTTCGCCCAGTCGTCATGGCTCTGGAGCGTGGTGAACGCCGCCGCGGGCGTGCAGCCGGCGGCCGGGATGTAGTTGAGGTCGACAGCGACGCGGCGGTCTTTCATGACGACGCTGTCGCCGTTCCAGTCGACGAACGGGATGTGGGCAGCCCAGACGCCGACGGATGCGCTGGCGGCGCCGGCCGTGGTCGATTTGTTGTAGACGAAATGCTGGCTGGCATCGCCACCCAGACCGCTGTTTTCGTCGAGCTCGTTTTCGTTGAGATCCGCGAGTCTGGCCGTCGAATAGTTGAGCGGCCGGCGGGGCACCATGTCCGGGAACTGGAGCGTGTAATTCATGACGCTCACGTAGTTCGGCTTGCAGTTGCCGTGGTCGCTGCCGCCGTGTTTGAGGTTGAGGGTATGGCCGAACTCGTGCATGAGCGTGCCGGCCTCGACGAGGGCGCGGGCACGCGGGAGCTGGGCCGTCGCTCCGGCCGTGAAGCCCCCGGCGGCGAGCAGGCCGGCCGTTCCCCACGAGCCGAGGGTGACCATGAAGTCGTTGCCCGGCAACTCGGCGATGCCGCTCGATCCGGGCTGATGGGCGTGATCGTGCGCGAAGAGGGCGTAGCGCATCGCGAGCCGGCGGGCGCCGAGCGCGGCGCGGCACCCGTCGCCGGCGCGTTCCGCCGCGGTGCCGAGTTTTCCATCGGCGGCTCCGGAGCCGCAGGGGTTTACCGGTTTGCCGTACTTGATGTCGTCGAACGCGCCGGCGGGTGGTGCCTCGAACCCCTCGCCGAACATCGCCAGCGGGGTGATCTCGGCGATTGCTTCGTCCTTGATGAGATGGAGCCGGATGCCGGTTTTACCGTTCGGGTTCGTTACGGGCGCCCGGGCAAAAGCGGCGGCGACGAGGTCCAGGCCGGCCTGCTGCGGCTCGTGGCTGTGCGGGGCGCCGTCCGTCGCGTTCATCCAGTCTATTTCGATGAAGATATCTTTCTGCATCGGGTCGGCGGCATGGGGGGCCGCGAACGCCAGGTCGGGCGTGCCGTCGCCGTCATAATCGATGCCGTCGATCTCCCACGTGTCGCAGAGGCCGTCGCCGTCGCTGTCGACAAGGCCGTCGCCATCCGGGTCGCCGCAGACGGGCGCAAACTCGGAGGTCGATCCGAGCTTGCTGGTGGCGGTGGCGGTCAGAAACGGCTGCGCCGGCATGGCATCGAGTTCGAGCACGAACAGGCCGGTGCTGTCGGGTGTCGTCTGGCCGAGCCATGTCTGCGCCCCGCCCGCGCCCGAGGCCGGCATGCGGGCGCCGCTGTAGAGGTCGATTCGGGCTTCCCACGGTTTGCTCGTTTCCAGGATGCCGCTGACGAGAATCGCACCCTCCGGCGTGCGGCCGGCCGTGATGCCGACGGGGAAGTTGAATCCCTCGTTGGGGCCGGCGTCCGCATCGGCGGTGGCCTGGCTCGTACCGAGGTCGTTGGGCGTCGTTTTTTCATCGCCGGCGAGGTCGATATCGACGGTCCGGCTGCCGAAGAGGGCGTTGCGGCGGATGGTGACCCGTTGCGCCTCGTTGATGATGGTGACGCCGGCCTCGTTGTCCCGAATGACATTGCCGAGTTCCTGCGCGTCGCCCCCGATCAGGATCGAAAACGCGCCGTCGATCAGGATGCCGCTCCCGATGTTGAAGGGCCCTTCCTCGCCGGCAGGATCGGCCCCGATGAAATTGCTCTGGATCTGCACGTCGCTGGCTTCCTTGTACACGGCGAGGCCGGCGTTCAGGTTGCCCGAAAGCACGTTGCCCTTACCGGGTGCGCCGACGATCGTCCCTGTCGCGG
The Rhodothermales bacterium genome window above contains:
- a CDS encoding tetratricopeptide repeat protein, producing the protein MHRYIPLILIAGCIAPGPLTVHPTPEGPMPVLTKALGPFTRPASTVPEAQAYFDQGVQMMYAFASDEAPTSFQEAWKRDPDCAMCYWGEAWSWGPYLNGPMENDDAPHAYTAAREAVKRRDSVTGADRALIDAMAVRYAPSHDTDERKRLDTLYAETLRGVYEQYPEDLETGTLYAEALMLLEPRRGRWNAEDPDIRRIHAVLEDVLARDIRHPGACHLYIHATESTSVPQKAEICTDYLGNAIPGASHINHMPSHTYNRVGRWGEAVRANIQAWHSDQKAAIGEGFAIYPSHNLHMLLFAASMDGQGAVAIQAGKDIAKLGDTFRFFEPLALLRFGRFDEILTLKSAPPQPIPRALWEFAQGYAQLRTGDLAGARDRLSRLDRAIASTPNTSTFRGHTADKLVGAVRSILAGEILRSEGRLDEAIATFERGIALEDSLIYDEPEPLNFAVRHWLGAALLEAGRPTDAERVYREALADHPNNGWCLFGLAEALRAQGRTAEAEEAQTAFEAAWARSDTWIRASRF
- a CDS encoding DUF2786 domain-containing protein, whose protein sequence is MAIDQKIIERISKLLALAAGTSSVHEAESAERQAMELMRKYMISATDLQANRYVIQQHDTRWHRIPGWASLLMHTICSFVGVYDLYITGRSEADVRARWVLSGLPADIENALYLFDALVAQLERHTKAFIASYNRPPARWAVNDFRNGWTEAVHTRLRHIAQRVFPNKVIEGALVPADKRSQIEVWYKKTTGQRPRLSSVVHRKSEGYYDGMRKGTEVQVNQGISRKAVPEERRLRS
- a CDS encoding NosD domain-containing protein; the encoded protein is MSHLLHRGGARLALVVSALAVLSAFPAAGQVVEPLVFTGDPAPGSAETFTAFGRPWLSDTGLVLFTGTLSDNTRGAWMIVDGALVEIARQGQPPPGVAGETITSAPVIVGLENDAYALYADTERGGALMMGDRSGASTVAYGGMPAPGTALLYFSINSSSFFDNTSFAFNNGTLAFTALAQDSLGMEARNGLWITSGGTPTLVAVADGDLFDDIDEWTDVPGIVFDLVNVRISESGTVFFQAEASEPRTTYLFKWNGGRTWLDLGAGTTPLAYAIDAADRVAVSADGEGTRRLLIESTAGSGAFTLLAEAGAPATDSDGQATLPAWYAFGVGGLGFDGDGVLHVGGQLEDGSGRRGIWRYGAEGVLTLEVSGDFVAGSELLNPQGIALNAAGDLILADQQAVWYRRPESGPVKILEEYQALTLAAGDERIVNSMAIGTTFFTSPGYGGRPSPLTSDGALTMLISFQDDSRGLFRLTGLAGGLIVNATEDDGDQNPGDGSCDTGSMVDGQPACTLRAAIEEANATEENETITFAIPGTGPFVIEPTRALPDLRDQVHLAGPAHTGVPLIVIDGAQAGPNVWGLTANAEQVVVDASGVHGSTISNLWIRGFSGGALFVAANDVTVRGCVLGKLLDTDAGNLGGIALMGNGNRVEDNLISGNRGIGIDLSGNANVVKGNVIGLDRTGMLDMGNAHEGIVVNGGDEALIEGNVVSRNGQHGIFISNGANHAVYSNLVGTDITGKNRLGNLEHGLLIGAATGTIVGAPGKGNVLSGNLNAGLAVYKEASDVQIQSNFIGADPAGEEGPFNIGSGILIDGAFSILIGGDAQELGNVIRDNEAGVTIINEAQRVTIRRNALFGSRTVDIDLAGDEKTTPNDLGTSQATADADAGPNEGFNFPVGITAGRTPEGAILVSGILETSKPWEARIDLYSGARMPASGAGGAQTWLGQTTPDSTGLFVLELDAMPAQPFLTATATSKLGSTSEFAPVCGDPDGDGLVDSDGDGLCDTWEIDGIDYDGDGTPDLAFAAPHAADPMQKDIFIEIDWMNATDGAPHSHEPQQAGLDLVAAAFARAPVTNPNGKTGIRLHLIKDEAIAEITPLAMFGEGFEAPPAGAFDDIKYGKPVNPCGSGAADGKLGTAAERAGDGCRAALGARRLAMRYALFAHDHAHQPGSSGIAELPGNDFMVTLGSWGTAGLLAAGGFTAGATAQLPRARALVEAGTLMHEFGHTLNLKHGGSDHGNCKPNYVSVMNYTLQFPDMVPRRPLNYSTARLADLNENELDENSGLGGDASQHFVYNKSTTAGAASASVGVWAAHIPFVDWNGDSVVMKDRRVAVDLNYIPAAGCTPAAAFTTLQSHDDWANLAYDFRAMTAYADGAMRPVPGSTEPENTAEKAIDKAMITDFDEDGIVNGLDNCALIANPLQEDADLDGVGDVCEEGAADLSIVSQFWNDAEGAVAPARREVFRLIVHNAGPDTVRTATLSDTLFADITLEAVSTEGASCTASGNALACTLDELAPGDSATVRFESTMTEGAQVRYAAAVAGDALDGDVDNNSVSQIFTVSTEGERLPSTFRLYQNFPNPFGDATRIAFDLPANAPVRIVVYDVLGRERLKVADAMYSAGYHEVTVSASALAAGVYFYRVETEGYAETRRMVRVR